The nucleotide sequence GGAAGAGCGCGGCCTGGTTGCCGTCGGGGAGCAGGGCGGCCACGCCGCGGCCCGGGGTCAGCAGGGTCAGGTCGCAGACCGTGAACCAGCCGTCCGCCAGCCGCAGCTGGACCTTCACATCGGTTTTCTCGGGAGCGAGGGTCATCGCTGGGCGCTTCCTTCCAGGACATCGGCGGGCCGCAGGCCGATGGACAGCAGCGGCAGGTCGGGCTTGATCTGGTCGCGCTCGGGGACGAAGCCGACGACCGGGTCCGGAGTGTCCGGGGCGTTGACGAAGGACACGAACCGGGCGAGCTTCTCGGGGTCGTTGATGGTGGAGGCCCACTCGTCGGCGTAGTGGGAGACGTGGTCCGTCATCAGGGACTCCAGCTCCTCGCAGATGCCGAGGGAGTCCTCCACGACCACGTCACGGACGTGGTCCAGGCCGCCGGGGATCCGCTCCAGCCACGTCGAGGTGCGCTCCAGGCGGTCCGCGGTGCGGATGTAGAACATCAGGAACCGGTCGATCAGCTTGATCAGCTCGGCGTCGCCGAGGTCCTGGGCCAGGAGGTCCGCGTGGCGGGGGGTGGCGCCGCCGTTACCGCCGACGTACAGGTTCCAGCCGTTGGAGGTGGCGATGATGCCGAAGTCCTTCGACTGGGCCTCGGCGCACTCGCGGGCGCATCCGGAGACCGCCGACTTGAGCTTGTGGGGCGACCTGAGCCCCCGGTAGCGCAGCTCCAGGTCGATCGCCATGCGGACCGAGTCCTGGACGCCGTAGCGGCACCAGGTCTGCCCGACGCAGGACTTCACGGTCCGCAGCGACTTGCCGTAGGCGTGGCCGGACTCGAAGCCGGCATCCACCAACCGGGACCAGATGATGGGGAGTTGCTCGACCCGCGCACCGAACATGTCGATCCGCTGGCCACCGGTGATCTTCGTGTAGAGACCGAAGTCGCGGGCGATCTCGCCGATCACGATCAGGCCCTCGGGGGTGATCTCACCGCCGGGGATGCGCGGGACGACGGAGTACGAGCCGTTCTTCTGGAGGTTGGCCAGGAAGTGGTCGTTGCTGTCCTGCAGGGCCGCCTGCTCGCCCTCCAGGACGTAACCGCTGGCGCCGATGGTCGGGGCGAGGGAGGCGATGATCGAGCCGACCGCCGGCTTGCAGACCTCGCAGCCGTCGCCGCCCTTGGCCTCGTCACGGCCGTAACGGTCCAGCAGGGCCTGGTACTTGTTGATGCGCAGGGCGAAGACGATCTCGTACAGCTCCTCGCGGGTCTGCGAGAAGCAGCCGCACAGGCCCTTGTCGACCTCGACGCCGGACGCCTCCAGCTCGGCCGTGACCAGCTGACCGAGGACCTTGACGCAACTGCCGCAGGTCGTACCGGCCTTGGTGCACTTCTTCACCTCGGGCACGGTGGTGCAGTTGTGCTCGGTGACCGCACCGCGGATCGTGCCCTTGCGGATGTTGTTGCAGGAGCAGATGATCGCGTCGTCGGGCAGCGCGGTCGGGCCGAGCTGGACGGACTCCCCGGCGCCGGCGGGCAGCACCAGCGACTCGGGCGAGACCGGCGGGACGGACCCGGTGAAGGCCTTCAGCGTGCCGTACGCATCCGCGTCGCCGACCAGGATGCCGCCGAGCAGTTCGCCGCCGCGGCCGATGACCAGCTTCTTGTAGACGCCCGAGCGGGAGTCGGAGTACACGACGTCCAGGCAGTCGGCGGTCGCGCCGTGCGCGTCACCGAAGGAGGCCACGTCGACGCCGAGGAGCTTCAGCTTGGTGGACAGGTCGGCGCCGGTGAAGGCGGCCTCGTCGGCGGCGATGGTCGCGGCGGCCGTCTCGGCCTGCTCGTAGCCGGGGGCCACCAGGCCGTACACCCGGCCGTCGGAGGCCAGCGCGCACTCACCGATCGCGTACACGTGCGGGTCGTTGACCGTACGGCACTGGTCGTCGACGCTGATGCCGCCGCGCTCGCCGACCGTCAGACCGCAGTCGCGGGCGAGCTGGTCGCGCGGGCGGACACCGGCGGAGAACACCACCAGGTCGGTGCTGAGTTCGGAGCCGTCGGAGAGCTTCATGCCGGTGACCGCGCCGTCCTCGCCGACGACGATCTCCTGCGTGCCCACACCGGTGTGGACCGACAGGCCCATCTCCTCGATGGTCCGCAGGAGCGCGGCGCCACCGCCGTCGTCCACCTGGACGGGCATCAGACGGGGCGCGAACTCCACGATGTGGGAGGTGAGTCCGAGGCCCTTCAGCGCACCGGCCGCCTCAAGCCCGAGCAGACCGCCGCCGACCACGGCACCGATCTCGGCCGTCTTCGCGTACTCCTCGATCGCGAGCAGGTCCTCGATCGTGCGGTAGACGAAGCAGCCCTTGGCGTCCTTGTTCGGGACCGGCGGTACGAAGGGGAACGAGCCGGTGGCGAGGACGAGGATGTCGTACTCGAAGACCTGCCCGGAGCGGGCCGTGACCTTCTTGGCCTCGCGGTCGATCGTCTCGGCCGGGTCGCCGACGAGCAGCTCGATACCGTGCGTCTCGATGAACTCCATGTCGGTCATCGACAGGTCTTCGGGCGTCTTGCCCGCGAAGTACGAGGTGAGCGCCACCCGGTCGTAGGCCGGGCGCGGCTCCTCACACAGCACGACCACGCGGTGCGTGGCGGTCAGGCCGCGCTCGGCGAGCGCCTCGAGGAAGCGCTGGCCGACCATGCCGTGGCCGACGAGCACGATCGTGGGGGTGGGCCCCAGGGTGGCGGACATTCAGGAGCCTCCATCGTTGGTGAGCAGGTGGAGCAGAGGAGCGCCGTTCGCGGGGAGCGGCTCCGCTCCCTCCCAGGCGCGGGCGAGCGCGCCCACGGTGCCGAGTTCGCCGACGAGGACCCCGCCGACCAGACGGTCGTCGCGGACCACGACCTTGCGGTAGGTGCCGCGGGTGGCGTCGGTGAGCTGGATGACGTCGTCACCGGGCAGCGGCTCGGGCTCGCCGAACGCGGCGAGATCGAGGAAGTCCGCTCCGGCGAGCGTCAGTCGGGTCAGGGCGCGGGTCCCGGTGTAACGGGCGGCCGGGGAATCAGCGTCACCCGCCAGCAACTCGGCCAGCACATCGGCCTGTTCGAGCGCCGGGGTGGCGAGCCCGTACACCGTGCCCTCGAACTGGGCGCAGTCACCGATCGCGTGGATGCGCGGGTCGGAGGTGCGCAGTTCCTCGTCGACGATGACGCCCTTGTGCACGGCGAGTCCCGCGTCCTGGGCGAGACCCACACGGGGGTGGACCCCGCAGGCGATGACGACCAGGTCCGCGTCGAGCGCGTACCCGTCGGCCATCGACACGGACCGCACGGTCCCGCCGAGGCTGCGCACGGCACGTACGCGTGTCTCGGTGTGCACCTCGACGCCGAGGTCGGTGAGGTGTCGGCGGACCAACTTCGATGCGGACGGATCGAGTTGACGCTCCATCAGCCGCTCGCCCTGCTGGGCGAGGACGACCTGTGCGCCGCGCAGGGCGAGCGCGCGGGAGGCGGAGACCCCGAGGAGCCCGCCGCCGATGACGACGGCCCGCGCGCCCGGCCGTACGGCCTTGGAAAGCCCCAGGCAGTCGTCCATGGTCCGGAAGGCGTGCACCCCGTCGGGGAACTCGTGCCGCTCCGGGTCCCAGAGGCCGCGCAGCGGCGGCAGCACCGGGTTCGAGCCGGTCGCCAGGACCAGCCTGTCGTACGCGATCTCCGTACCGTCCGCGAGATGTACGGCTCGCATCTCGCGGTCGATACGGACCACCCGGCCGTGCGTCAGCTCGGCGGGGGCGGGCAACGCGATGACCTCGGGCGCGTACCGCCCGGCCAGGACCTCGGCGAGCAGCACCCGGTTGTAGGGTGTGTGCTCCTCCTCGCCGACCAGCGTGGCGGGCATGCCGAGCTCTCCGAGCCGCCGGGCGAGACGTACACCCGCGAGGCCGGAGCCGATCACCACCACACGTTCATTCGAGGTCATGCCCCTGAGCGTGCGGTGCCGGTGTTACCCGACCGCATCGCATCTGTTTCCCACGAGGAACGCTGCCCTCCCCGTGGCCCCGAGCGGAGTGTGAGGGGTTTCCTGGAGGCCGGGGCGGGGTGTGAGGACACCCGGAATCCCCGCACTGACCTGGCGATACGGCGGTCATGCGGGTGTATACGGGAAGGCCGGGGCCGGGTGGGGGGAGGACAGGGCGCGCCGGGTATTGGTGCCGTAGGTCACGTCGCGGGGCCGCGGATCGCGTCGCGGGGGGCGGGAGGGGCGGGGCGGCGGCGAAACATCACGGGGGCGGGCTGTCGGGGGAGGGGAGCCGACCCGCAGAAGATCCTCAGGTCGATGGACGGTACCTCTGCCTCTGCCTCTGCCCCTGCCCCTCTCCGTCACCGCCACTGATGGGCGGCGGGTTCGGCCGGGCGTTCTGCCGGCAGTGTCCGGGCTGTCGGTGATCAGCCGACGCGACTGCCCGTGAGGTGGGCGAATACGACCACGTTCCCCTGATAGCCGGTCGACTTCGCCCACCCTCCGCCGCAGGTGATGACCCGCAACTCCGGCCCCGGCGCCGCCCCGTACACCTTCTCGTCAGGGAAGTTCCGCGCGGCGTACACCTCCACCGCGTCCACCGTGAACACCGCGATCCCGCCGTCCCGCCGGTCCATCTCTATGGTGGCGCCCCGCTTCAGCGCGCCGAGGCGGTAGAAGACGGCGGCACCGTCGGCGTTGTCCACATGCCCGGCGACGATCGAGGTGCCCCGCTCACCCGGGGTGGTGCCGGCCTCGTACCAGCCCGCGAGATCCTCCTTCTCCGCCGGCGGGACGTCGAGGCTGCCGGTGGGCGTGAGGCCGAGCCCCATGAGCGGCGCGTCCACGCGGATGGAGGGGATACGGATGCGGTCGGGCGGGGAGGGCGGCAGCGCGACGGCCGTCGGCTCGTCCCTCTCCGACGTGCCCGACGACCCGGACGGGCTCGACGCGCTCGACGTGCCGGACGTACCACTGAGGTGGGCCTGCGCGGCCGACGGCTGCGGCGGCGCGTGTGACGCGGTGCCGCTGCGCAGCAACCACACGCCGGAACAGAGGGCGACCACGGTGACCCCGGCTATGACGGAGCTGGCGAGCCGACGCACAGAAACCTCCTCGCGGACGGACGTCCACCCCCATGCACGTTCACCCCTCCCCTGCCCCTTCCCCTCCCTCTGTTCCTCCCCTTGTTTTCCTCCCCGTGTTCCTCCCCTCCGGGCCGAGGGGCGTCGGGCCCGGAGGGGAGGGGGGACGGCGGTACCGGCGGACGGACGGCGGAGGGTGTCCGTCAGATCCCGTCGCCTCTCGCCCGGCGATGCAGGAGCCAGGTACCGCCCGCGGCGGCGACGGCCAGAGCCGCCACGCCGGCCGCGGTCTGCACGGGGTCGGGACCGAGTGCGCCACCGACCCCCGTCTTCACACTTCCTCTCGGATACGTCGGCTGCGCGGTGCGCGTGCCGGTGAGCGAGACCACGAGGTCGCCGATGACCTGACGGCCACTGTCGGCGCAGGTCGCGACGATCTCGTACGTCCCCGGCTGTGCGCTCGACGGCACCTCGAACCGCCCGTCGAGCTGCCGCTGCCCGGAGCCGGGAGCCAGCGAGAAGGAGCCGGCGCCGATCGCGCCGGCGTCCCCCGTCGCCGTACCGTCCGCGCCGCAGGCCGCCGTACGGACGGTGACCTCGTCGCCGGGGACGACACCGGCGGGGGACAGTTCGAGTCGCCCGGTGTTCTCACCGCCGTACGCGGGTGCGGCGGCGAGGGCCGCGAAGGCGACGGCAAGCGCGGTTGCGGTCAGCGGCCGGGCGGTATGTCGCATCGCTAGCTCCTCCGAGAGTCCTCCGTTCCTTTCCGAGGTAAGTGGCACACCGGCCCGAGCGCTTCCTGATGGAGCGTCAGAAATGTGGTGAATGGATGTCAGGGAGGTGGGGGTGGAGGGGGAGTGGGAGGTGTTTGGGCAGGTCATCGGGGTGGGGCGGGTGCGGTGGAGAAGAGAACGCGACGGAGGGGCGCCGGGGGTGTGAACGGGTGACTGGGGGTGGTGACGCGTGGGCGCAGACTCCGCGCAGACTCCGCAACGGTGGCTTCCGGAGCGGCGGTCCGGAGCGGTGGTCCGGGCCGACACCGGTGACGGCTTGACCTCAAGTCAAGTCGAGGTACGAGGGTGGTCGCCATGAAGACCGCTACGGATACTCACGCCGACACGGCAACCGCCTCCGCCACTGACACGGCACCTGCCTCCGCCTCCGCCACTGACACGGCGCCCTCTTCCGTCGCTGACACAGCGACCGCCCCTGCCACTGACGCTGCCACCACTCCCGCCTCGGCCGCCGTCTCCGCCTCTTCCTCCTCGGCTCCCGTCTCCTCCTCCGCCACCCCGGTCCGGGTGACGCTGGTCATCGGCAGCAATCGCACCGGCCGCTTCGGCTCGGTGATCGCCGAGTGGTTGCTGAGCCGGGTGCGGGAGCACGACGGCTTCGAGGTCGACGTGGTGGACGTCGCCGAGGCAGACCTGCCGACGAGCTTCGCGACATCACCCGAGGCCACGGCACGGCTGGCCGAGATCACGCCGAAGCTGGCGGCGGCAGAGGCGTTCATCGTCCTGACCCCCGAGTACAACCACTCGTACCCGGCGGCCCTCAAGAACCTCATCGACTGGCACTTCCACGAATGGTGCGCCAAGCCCGTCGCCCTCGTCTCCTACGGCGGTATGTCGGGTGGGCTCCGTGCGGCCGAACACCTCCGGCAGGTCTTCGCCGAACTCCACGCGACCACCGTCCGCGACACGGTCTCCTTCCACAACGCCCACGCCGCCTTCGACGAGACCGGCCACATCAAGGACCCGTCCGCGCCGAACTCCGCGGCCCGGGTGATGCTGGACCAGCTGTCGTGGTGGGGCCACGCCTTGCGCGAGGCGAAGGAGAAGCGGCCGTACGGGGAGTGAGGCGTGTGGGTGGGGGCGGACGACTTCAGCAACCGCCCCCAGGCCCCACAGGCTCCGGCTCCGGAACCTCGGGCAACGGCTCCACGGGGGGAGCGGGGGCCTCAGGTTCCGGCTCAACGAC is from Streptomyces sp. NBC_01314 and encodes:
- the nirB gene encoding nitrite reductase large subunit NirB, with translation MSATLGPTPTIVLVGHGMVGQRFLEALAERGLTATHRVVVLCEEPRPAYDRVALTSYFAGKTPEDLSMTDMEFIETHGIELLVGDPAETIDREAKKVTARSGQVFEYDILVLATGSFPFVPPVPNKDAKGCFVYRTIEDLLAIEEYAKTAEIGAVVGGGLLGLEAAGALKGLGLTSHIVEFAPRLMPVQVDDGGGAALLRTIEEMGLSVHTGVGTQEIVVGEDGAVTGMKLSDGSELSTDLVVFSAGVRPRDQLARDCGLTVGERGGISVDDQCRTVNDPHVYAIGECALASDGRVYGLVAPGYEQAETAAATIAADEAAFTGADLSTKLKLLGVDVASFGDAHGATADCLDVVYSDSRSGVYKKLVIGRGGELLGGILVGDADAYGTLKAFTGSVPPVSPESLVLPAGAGESVQLGPTALPDDAIICSCNNIRKGTIRGAVTEHNCTTVPEVKKCTKAGTTCGSCVKVLGQLVTAELEASGVEVDKGLCGCFSQTREELYEIVFALRINKYQALLDRYGRDEAKGGDGCEVCKPAVGSIIASLAPTIGASGYVLEGEQAALQDSNDHFLANLQKNGSYSVVPRIPGGEITPEGLIVIGEIARDFGLYTKITGGQRIDMFGARVEQLPIIWSRLVDAGFESGHAYGKSLRTVKSCVGQTWCRYGVQDSVRMAIDLELRYRGLRSPHKLKSAVSGCARECAEAQSKDFGIIATSNGWNLYVGGNGGATPRHADLLAQDLGDAELIKLIDRFLMFYIRTADRLERTSTWLERIPGGLDHVRDVVVEDSLGICEELESLMTDHVSHYADEWASTINDPEKLARFVSFVNAPDTPDPVVGFVPERDQIKPDLPLLSIGLRPADVLEGSAQR
- a CDS encoding NAD(P)/FAD-dependent oxidoreductase; the protein is MTSNERVVVIGSGLAGVRLARRLGELGMPATLVGEEEHTPYNRVLLAEVLAGRYAPEVIALPAPAELTHGRVVRIDREMRAVHLADGTEIAYDRLVLATGSNPVLPPLRGLWDPERHEFPDGVHAFRTMDDCLGLSKAVRPGARAVVIGGGLLGVSASRALALRGAQVVLAQQGERLMERQLDPSASKLVRRHLTDLGVEVHTETRVRAVRSLGGTVRSVSMADGYALDADLVVIACGVHPRVGLAQDAGLAVHKGVIVDEELRTSDPRIHAIGDCAQFEGTVYGLATPALEQADVLAELLAGDADSPAARYTGTRALTRLTLAGADFLDLAAFGEPEPLPGDDVIQLTDATRGTYRKVVVRDDRLVGGVLVGELGTVGALARAWEGAEPLPANGAPLLHLLTNDGGS
- a CDS encoding class F sortase, which gives rise to MRRLASSVIAGVTVVALCSGVWLLRSGTASHAPPQPSAAQAHLSGTSGTSSASSPSGSSGTSERDEPTAVALPPSPPDRIRIPSIRVDAPLMGLGLTPTGSLDVPPAEKEDLAGWYEAGTTPGERGTSIVAGHVDNADGAAVFYRLGALKRGATIEMDRRDGGIAVFTVDAVEVYAARNFPDEKVYGAAPGPELRVITCGGGWAKSTGYQGNVVVFAHLTGSRVG
- a CDS encoding NADPH-dependent FMN reductase → MTLVIGSNRTGRFGSVIAEWLLSRVREHDGFEVDVVDVAEADLPTSFATSPEATARLAEITPKLAAAEAFIVLTPEYNHSYPAALKNLIDWHFHEWCAKPVALVSYGGMSGGLRAAEHLRQVFAELHATTVRDTVSFHNAHAAFDETGHIKDPSAPNSAARVMLDQLSWWGHALREAKEKRPYGE